The following is a genomic window from Crossiella equi.
CCGACCGCCGCCTGCACCCGCGCCAACAGCTCGAGCAGCGGCACCGGCGCCCCGATCGCGTCGTAGCTGCCACCCAGCCGCTGCTCGGCCCCGGTGACGATCCAGGCGGCGAAGTCGCGCACGTCGACGTGCTGCGCGGGCTGGTCCGGGGCGTCCGGCACCAGTACCCGGCCACCGCGGGCGAACCGGGCGGGCCAGTAGCCGAACCGGTCGGACATGTCCCCCGGACCGGTGATCAGACCGGGCCTCGGGATGAACGCGGCCTCACCGAACACCTCGCGCACCGCGTTCTCCGAGGCCACCTTGACCCCGCCGTAGATGTCGGCCATCTCCGCGGTAGGGCGGCCCTCGCCGTCGGCCTCCAGCGGGTCGTGCAGCGTGTCGCCCTCCCGGTAGGCGCTGATCGAGGACACGAACGTCCAGTGCGCCGCGGTCCCGGCGAGCACCGCCAGGGCGTCCCGGACCCACGGGAACGAGATCCTCGCCACGTCCACGACCGCGTCGAAGCGCTCACCGGCCAGGGGCGCGAGCCCCTCGGGAGTGCTCCGGTCGACGGTCACGGAGATCGCTCCGGCGGGGGCCCGGCCGGTGACCCCCCGGTGCGCGCAGACCACTTCGTGCCCACGTCGCAAGGCTTCTTCGGCGACGGCCTTCGAGACGAAGAGCGTCCCACCCAGTACCAGCATCCGCATGACCCCACCCTGACCCACGCGACAGACGCCCGCGAGCGATCTCGCGCAGGGCGAACAGGGGTGGGAGCGGTAACGCCTTGACGCCGCTGAGTGAACACACAGGTCAGGTACTCTCCCCCTGTCCTCGCAACCTGCCAATTCCAGGAGCATTCGCGTGGCCCGAGTCGTCGTCGACGTCATGCCCAAGCAGGAGATCCTCGACCCGCAAGGACAGGCGGTGGCGAATGCGCTGCCCCGTCTCGGGTTCGAGGGCATCGCCTCCGTCCGACAGGGGAAGCACTTCGAGCTGGAGGTCGCCGACGACGTCGACGACGAAGCCCTCGCCAAGATCGCGGAAACCTTCCTCGCCAACCCGGTGATCGAGGACTGGACCGTCCGCCGGATCGAGTCATGAGCGCCCGAATCGGCGTCATCACCTTCCCGGGCACCCTCGACGACGTCGACGCGCAGCGCGCGGTGACGTACGCCAAGGCCGAGGCGGTGCCGCTCTGGCACGCCGACGCCGACCTGCGCGGGGTGGACGCGGTGGTCGTGCCCGGTGGGTTCTCCTACGGCGACTACCTCCGCTGCGGCGCGATCGCCCGCTTCGCCCCGGTGATGGGCGAGGTCGTGGCGGCCGCGGCCAAGGGCATGCCGGTGCTCGGCATCTGCAACGGCTTCCAGATCCTGTGCGAGGCCGGGCTGCTGCCCGGGGCCCTGGTGCGCAACGCCGGGCTGCACTTCGTCTGCCGCGACCAGTGGCTGAAGGTGGAGAACAACACCTCCGCCTGGACCACCCGCTACGACAAGGGCGCCGAGATCCTGGTGCCGCTCAAGTCCGGCGAGGGCCGCTACGTCGCTGAGAAGTCCACTGTGGACGAACTCGAGGGCGAGGGCCGCGTGGTGTTCCGCTACGTCGGTGGCAACCCGAACGGGTCGCTCAACGACATCGCGGGCATCACCTCCGCCAACGGCCGGGTGGTCGGCCTGATGCCGCACCCCGAGCACGCGATCGAGGCCCTCACCGGCCCGACCGACGACGGCCTCGGCCTG
Proteins encoded in this region:
- the purQ gene encoding phosphoribosylformylglycinamidine synthase subunit PurQ; amino-acid sequence: MSARIGVITFPGTLDDVDAQRAVTYAKAEAVPLWHADADLRGVDAVVVPGGFSYGDYLRCGAIARFAPVMGEVVAAAAKGMPVLGICNGFQILCEAGLLPGALVRNAGLHFVCRDQWLKVENNTSAWTTRYDKGAEILVPLKSGEGRYVAEKSTVDELEGEGRVVFRYVGGNPNGSLNDIAGITSANGRVVGLMPHPEHAIEALTGPTDDGLGLFLSVLDSLVAA
- a CDS encoding NAD-dependent epimerase/dehydratase family protein, which encodes MRMLVLGGTLFVSKAVAEEALRRGHEVVCAHRGVTGRAPAGAISVTVDRSTPEGLAPLAGERFDAVVDVARISFPWVRDALAVLAGTAAHWTFVSSISAYREGDTLHDPLEADGEGRPTAEMADIYGGVKVASENAVREVFGEAAFIPRPGLITGPGDMSDRFGYWPARFARGGRVLVPDAPDQPAQHVDVRDFAAWIVTGAEQRLGGSYDAIGAPVPLLELLARVQAAVGPEAEVVPVSEQVLTAAGVNPWGGPRSLPLWLPGDHAMANRDAGAALAAGLTIRDTAETARDALAWERELGLDRVRKAGLSAAEEAEVLAGL
- the purS gene encoding phosphoribosylformylglycinamidine synthase subunit PurS, with product MARVVVDVMPKQEILDPQGQAVANALPRLGFEGIASVRQGKHFELEVADDVDDEALAKIAETFLANPVIEDWTVRRIES